A window from Planococcus maritimus encodes these proteins:
- the arsA gene encoding arsenical pump-driving ATPase: MYSLFNPNQMAVTPFLFFTGKGGVGKTSTACATAVALADQGKKVLLVSTDPASNLQDVLEVELTNDPKSIPSVANLSACNIDPEQAAKAYKESVVGPYRGKLPEAVLATMEEQLSGACTVEIAAFDEFSHLLADEEILAQYDHVLFDTAPTGHTLRLLQLPTAWSGFLEDSTHGASCLGPLAGLEGKKALYKKAVDSLSDGDKTTLVLVARPDNSSLLEADRASFELKEIGIKNQLLIVNGLLQSHQPEDAVSVAFYERQRAAIEQTPEALKQVMAYSLPYVSYSLTGVENLRHLFSSYAIHSSEAEETGEPLDLPGLNGVIDDFSEHNTRVIFTMGKGGVGKTSVASAIAVGLSEKGHKVHLTTTDPAAHLAYTFGISDLRDNLSISSINPEVEVARYKENVIEQAGSGMTEEELAYLKEDLESPCTEEIALFQAFAKVVEKSEEEIVVIDTAPTGHTLLLLDSTEAYHKEMSRSTGDVPDSVKKLLPRLRNPKETGVVIVTLAEATPVLEASRLEQDLKRAGIEAKWWVINQSLYATDTADAVLKGRAISEKKWIHKVEGELAEKCAIIPWLEEEKIGYDQLKEFIS; encoded by the coding sequence ATGTATTCATTGTTCAATCCGAATCAAATGGCCGTCACTCCGTTTCTGTTTTTCACCGGTAAAGGTGGTGTCGGAAAAACTTCGACTGCGTGTGCAACAGCTGTCGCTTTAGCTGACCAAGGCAAGAAAGTTTTGCTCGTCAGCACGGACCCGGCGTCCAATTTGCAAGACGTGCTGGAAGTGGAACTGACGAACGATCCGAAATCCATTCCGTCTGTGGCAAATTTGTCCGCCTGCAATATCGACCCAGAACAAGCGGCCAAAGCTTATAAAGAAAGTGTCGTCGGCCCTTACCGCGGCAAATTGCCAGAGGCGGTGCTCGCAACGATGGAAGAGCAATTGTCTGGAGCCTGCACTGTAGAAATCGCCGCATTCGATGAGTTTTCGCATTTGCTGGCAGATGAAGAGATTTTAGCGCAATATGACCATGTGCTGTTCGATACGGCACCGACCGGCCATACGCTGCGCCTGTTGCAATTGCCGACGGCGTGGAGCGGCTTTTTGGAAGATAGCACGCACGGCGCATCATGCCTAGGCCCGCTTGCTGGGTTGGAAGGCAAAAAGGCGTTGTACAAAAAAGCGGTGGATTCGCTATCCGACGGAGACAAAACGACCTTGGTCTTGGTGGCGCGCCCGGACAACTCCTCCTTGCTCGAGGCGGACCGGGCTTCGTTCGAATTAAAAGAAATCGGCATCAAGAATCAATTACTCATCGTCAATGGCCTGCTTCAAAGTCATCAGCCGGAAGACGCAGTCTCGGTGGCATTTTATGAGCGGCAACGTGCGGCGATTGAACAGACACCTGAAGCCTTGAAGCAAGTGATGGCTTATTCCTTGCCATATGTTTCTTATTCACTCACGGGCGTTGAGAACTTGCGCCATCTATTCAGTTCGTACGCGATTCATTCTTCTGAAGCGGAAGAAACAGGAGAGCCGCTCGACTTGCCGGGGCTAAACGGCGTCATCGATGATTTTTCTGAACACAATACGCGCGTCATTTTCACGATGGGCAAAGGCGGCGTCGGCAAAACTTCTGTCGCATCGGCCATCGCAGTCGGCTTATCCGAGAAAGGCCATAAAGTCCACTTGACGACAACCGATCCTGCCGCGCATTTAGCATATACTTTTGGAATAAGCGACTTGCGCGATAATTTATCCATCAGCAGCATCAATCCAGAAGTCGAAGTGGCGCGTTATAAAGAAAACGTCATCGAACAAGCGGGAAGCGGGATGACTGAAGAAGAACTCGCTTATTTGAAAGAAGACCTGGAATCGCCGTGCACCGAAGAAATTGCCTTGTTCCAAGCTTTTGCCAAGGTGGTGGAGAAGTCCGAAGAAGAAATCGTCGTTATCGATACCGCGCCGACCGGGCATACTTTATTGCTGCTTGATTCGACAGAAGCCTATCATAAGGAAATGAGCCGTTCGACCGGGGATGTGCCAGACAGTGTCAAAAAGCTATTGCCACGCCTACGCAATCCAAAGGAAACAGGTGTTGTCATTGTCACGTTGGCGGAAGCGACGCCGGTATTAGAGGCATCGAGACTCGAACAGGACTTGAAGCGCGCGGGCATTGAGGCGAAATGGTGGGTTATCAACCAAAGCCTTTACGCAACCGATACGGCGGATGCCGTGCTGAAGGGCCGCGCGATTTCTGAGAAAAAGTGGATTCACAAAGTAGAAGGGGAATTGGCCGAGAAATGCGCCATCATTCCTTGGTTAGAAGAAGAGAAAATTGGCTATGACCAATTGAAAGAATTCATTTCATGA
- the arsD gene encoding arsenite efflux transporter metallochaperone ArsD, whose translation MKKVEIFDPAMCCSTGVCGPTVDPELTRIASAVYSLEKKGFAISRHNLTDDPGAFVENKKVNQVLVEKGPDALPVVLLNGEVVKIAEYPTTEELAEWFEATPSELQEKPRVRVSLNINN comes from the coding sequence ATGAAAAAGGTAGAAATTTTCGATCCGGCGATGTGCTGTTCGACGGGTGTTTGTGGACCAACTGTGGACCCGGAACTGACGCGCATTGCGTCGGCTGTGTATTCACTCGAGAAAAAAGGCTTTGCCATTTCACGCCATAATTTGACGGATGATCCTGGAGCTTTTGTGGAAAACAAGAAGGTCAATCAAGTATTGGTCGAAAAAGGGCCGGACGCGTTGCCGGTTGTGCTGCTCAACGGAGAAGTCGTAAAGATTGCCGAATACCCGACCACAGAAGAATTGGCAGAGTGGTTCGAGGCCACACCGTCCGAATTACAGGAAAAGCCGCGCGTGCGCGTGTCACTGAACATCAACAACTAA
- the arsC gene encoding arsenate reductase (thioredoxin) — protein sequence MTKKTLYFLCTGNSCRSQMAEGWGKEILGDDWQVLSAGIEAHGLNPNAVKAMNEVDIDISQQTSDVIDTDILNNADFVVTLCGDAADKCPMTPPHVKRDHWGFTDPAKAQGTEEEKWKVFQSVRDDIEVRIRHFAATGE from the coding sequence ATGACGAAAAAAACATTGTACTTTTTATGCACAGGCAATTCATGCCGAAGCCAGATGGCGGAAGGCTGGGGGAAAGAAATTCTGGGCGATGACTGGCAAGTATTGAGTGCCGGAATCGAAGCGCATGGCTTGAACCCGAACGCGGTAAAGGCGATGAATGAAGTGGACATCGACATCTCACAGCAAACTTCCGATGTCATCGATACGGACATTCTGAACAATGCCGATTTCGTCGTAACGCTGTGCGGCGATGCAGCAGATAAATGCCCGATGACGCCGCCTCATGTAAAACGCGATCACTGGGGCTTTACGGATCCAGCGAAAGCGCAAGGTACGGAAGAAGAGAAATGGAAAGTGTTCCAATCGGTACGCGATGACATCGAAGTGCGCATCCGCCATTTTGCTGCAACTGGTGAGTAA
- a CDS encoding ArsR/SmtB family transcription factor has translation MTSQEIAIDKASMLLKLVGDKTRLSMVKLLEKNDCCVCEFVEIFNISQSAISQHLRKLRDLGLVKERRQGQWIFYSLNSDSELYDMLMQILTFIPSQDERIEKLEKQGLRIRCE, from the coding sequence ATGACATCGCAAGAAATAGCAATCGACAAAGCGAGCATGCTGTTAAAGCTAGTAGGGGATAAGACGCGGTTATCGATGGTCAAATTACTCGAAAAAAATGATTGCTGCGTTTGTGAATTCGTTGAAATCTTTAATATCAGCCAGTCGGCGATCAGCCAGCACTTGCGTAAATTGAGAGATCTCGGATTGGTGAAGGAAAGAAGACAGGGTCAATGGATTTTTTATTCATTGAACTCAGACAGCGAATTGTATGACATGCTTATGCAAATCTTGACGTTCATACCGAGTCAGGACGAGCGCATCGAGAAATTGGAGAAGCAAGGGCTGCGCATTCGTTGCGAATAA
- a CDS encoding cation diffusion facilitator family transporter has protein sequence MAESHNHSHNQNKKTLLIAFTIVTIYMVVEAVGGYLTNSLALLADAGHMLSDSISLGVGYLAFSIGEKAADQMKTYGYKRFEILAAVFNGVTLVLISIYIFYEAYHRFSEPQDIATSGMLAIAVIGLLVNILVAWLLMRGGDTKDNLNLRAAFLHVLSDLLGSVGAIAAALLIIFFGWAWADPLASVIVAILVLISGWRVTKDAVHVLMEGTPKNVDLEQVAQTIEALPKVKSIHDLHVWSITSGKNAMSGHVVIQKEISFKDSQQVLREIEEAMERLHIGHVTVQLETEDHPHDDSIRCQGQEHHETVGHHH, from the coding sequence ATGGCAGAATCACACAACCATTCTCATAATCAGAACAAGAAAACCTTATTGATTGCCTTCACAATTGTCACTATTTATATGGTGGTAGAAGCAGTCGGGGGATACTTAACAAACAGCCTGGCCTTGCTTGCCGATGCCGGCCACATGCTCAGCGACTCTATTTCACTCGGCGTTGGCTATTTGGCCTTTTCCATCGGCGAAAAAGCGGCTGATCAAATGAAGACCTATGGCTATAAACGCTTTGAAATCTTAGCCGCAGTCTTCAATGGCGTCACGCTGGTCTTGATTTCTATTTATATTTTCTATGAAGCGTATCACCGGTTTTCCGAGCCACAAGACATTGCGACTTCGGGTATGCTCGCTATTGCCGTCATCGGCTTGCTAGTTAACATACTCGTCGCCTGGTTGTTAATGCGCGGAGGTGACACGAAAGATAATTTGAACTTGCGTGCCGCTTTTTTGCATGTCTTGAGCGATTTGCTCGGGTCGGTCGGCGCAATTGCCGCTGCTCTGTTAATCATCTTCTTTGGATGGGCATGGGCGGATCCATTGGCAAGCGTCATTGTCGCTATACTTGTACTCATTAGCGGGTGGCGCGTAACAAAAGATGCGGTCCATGTCTTGATGGAAGGCACGCCGAAGAATGTCGATTTGGAGCAAGTAGCACAAACGATCGAAGCGCTTCCTAAGGTAAAAAGCATACACGACTTGCATGTATGGAGCATTACGAGCGGAAAAAATGCCATGTCTGGCCATGTAGTTATTCAAAAGGAAATTTCGTTCAAGGATAGCCAACAGGTGCTGAGGGAAATTGAAGAGGCGATGGAAAGGCTGCACATCGGACATGTTACCGTTCAGCTCGAAACAGAAGACCATCCACACGATGACTCGATTCGCTGCCAAGGTCAGGAACATCACGAGACGGTTGGTCATCACCATTAG
- a CDS encoding STAS domain-containing protein, which produces MARSPLAEWPLPAFQLNNSFEVIDYSFEAEQLFGKSVEFLELLDEGSREKAQRMLNTQATRKPIELNFITAAGFFLADVYHRWNSDFSLNLVLVPKDGQMAAITAQLVRLRSRLKETDYELLKEKERSDALLGKVRELSAPCIAIGNGYVLIPLFGNLNSQKVEAIRPHIVNRIYEFDAEIVIVDLTAMGTVTQEGASYLESLVKTLRVMGIDAVITGVKPEHAQKLHVLKSELNLRFAASLEAVLSEASSNQS; this is translated from the coding sequence ATGGCACGCTCTCCACTGGCTGAATGGCCGCTTCCGGCTTTTCAACTGAACAATAGCTTCGAGGTGATTGATTATTCCTTTGAAGCGGAACAGCTTTTCGGAAAATCAGTAGAATTTCTGGAGTTGCTCGATGAAGGCAGCCGGGAAAAAGCACAGCGAATGCTTAACACCCAAGCCACTCGTAAACCGATCGAATTGAACTTCATCACAGCGGCTGGCTTTTTCTTGGCGGACGTGTATCATCGCTGGAACAGCGATTTTTCGCTAAATCTGGTGCTGGTGCCGAAAGATGGTCAAATGGCTGCTATTACTGCGCAATTGGTTCGGTTACGCAGCCGCTTGAAAGAAACGGATTATGAATTACTGAAAGAAAAAGAACGTTCGGATGCGTTGTTGGGAAAAGTCCGTGAACTTTCTGCCCCGTGTATTGCCATCGGTAACGGCTACGTGCTCATTCCGTTATTCGGCAATTTAAACAGTCAAAAAGTTGAAGCAATCCGCCCTCATATCGTCAACCGCATATATGAATTTGATGCTGAGATTGTTATTGTCGATTTAACTGCAATGGGAACGGTGACGCAAGAAGGCGCCAGCTACCTAGAGTCCCTTGTAAAAACTTTGCGGGTCATGGGAATCGATGCTGTCATTACCGGTGTGAAACCGGAGCATGCCCAAAAATTGCACGTATTGAAAAGCGAGCTGAACTTACGCTTTGCGGCATCATTGGAGGCTGTGCTAAGCGAGGCTTCCTCAAATCAATCATAA
- a CDS encoding cobalamin B12-binding domain-containing protein produces the protein MNDSTQLSDLFLQGQEEEALKYVQDFLENHSHEQLYGELLTPAMYRIGELWEQNEISVAEEHLATAVCDFVLSATELRNKNKEGRQKAMIFGPEGEEHYIGLKMVAAMFREEGYEVRYMGPNLPLDSALQLAEDWKPDVVAVSGALAHRLPVLKTYAEAFSQVVPKPAILIGGRAVTLSSFADLQVKGAVIVRELGALREWIRTGKGSNDGTLSTG, from the coding sequence ATGAACGACTCAACACAGCTTTCGGATCTTTTTTTGCAAGGGCAGGAAGAGGAAGCTTTGAAATACGTCCAGGATTTTCTGGAAAACCATTCGCATGAACAGCTTTATGGGGAGCTGTTAACGCCGGCGATGTACCGCATCGGCGAATTATGGGAACAAAATGAAATTTCGGTAGCAGAAGAGCATTTGGCAACCGCCGTGTGTGATTTTGTCTTGTCTGCTACGGAACTGCGCAATAAAAATAAAGAGGGACGACAAAAAGCGATGATTTTCGGCCCAGAAGGCGAAGAACATTATATCGGACTCAAGATGGTCGCGGCGATGTTCCGCGAAGAAGGATATGAGGTGCGCTATATGGGGCCGAATTTACCGCTCGATTCAGCACTTCAATTAGCTGAAGACTGGAAGCCGGATGTTGTGGCTGTATCTGGTGCTTTGGCACATCGTTTGCCGGTTTTAAAAACTTACGCGGAAGCATTTTCACAAGTAGTCCCCAAGCCTGCCATTTTGATCGGCGGCAGAGCCGTTACTTTGTCGAGCTTTGCCGACCTGCAGGTGAAAGGTGCCGTGATCGTTCGTGAACTCGGAGCGCTCCGGGAATGGATCCGCACAGGAAAGGGGTCGAACGATGGCACGCTCTCCACTGGCTGA
- a CDS encoding antibiotic biosynthesis monooxygenase family protein — protein sequence MYIVTSTVIVPEDKVQDVIEIYQKRSRRVDQADGFTSFRLIQNTKKRHELTVHLEWQTKQAYMNWVKSQEFKEIHDLEKNYPDQELAGIVPKVHQYEVVAE from the coding sequence ATGTACATCGTCACATCAACGGTCATTGTACCGGAAGACAAAGTGCAAGACGTCATCGAAATTTATCAAAAACGTTCACGCCGTGTAGATCAAGCGGACGGTTTCACATCGTTTCGGTTGATCCAAAACACAAAGAAACGTCATGAATTGACTGTTCATCTGGAATGGCAAACGAAACAGGCATATATGAACTGGGTCAAGAGTCAGGAGTTCAAGGAAATCCACGATTTGGAGAAGAACTATCCGGATCAGGAGCTTGCGGGCATCGTCCCGAAAGTCCACCAATACGAGGTGGTGGCCGAATGA
- a CDS encoding methionine biosynthesis PLP-dependent protein, producing the protein MKEHSLETRLVQLGNRSDPRTGAVNPPIYLSTAYEHEGIGKSTGYDYTRTKNPTRQLLEEGIANLEGGDAGFACSSGMAAIQLVLSLFRPNDEILLPEDIYGGTYRLLEQYNEKYHIRPVYDPFVDPQTAEAKITANTKAIFIETPTNPLMQEIDLETYAEIAKRHDLLLIVDNTFLTPFLQQPLSLGADIVLHSATKYIGGHNDVLAGLVAAKGDALCEQLFTAHNSAGAVLSPLDSWLLIRGLKTLPLRMRQHEANAKELARFLETQQTVTEVLYPGKGGMLSFRLRKEQWIGEFLESLSLITFAESLGGVESFITYPATQTHADMPVAERTARGVCNRLLRFSVGVEQAEDLIADLSQALAKLEKEVVSYE; encoded by the coding sequence ATGAAAGAGCATAGCTTAGAAACACGCTTAGTACAGCTTGGCAACCGCAGCGATCCACGGACTGGGGCGGTCAATCCCCCGATATATCTGTCGACCGCCTACGAGCATGAAGGCATCGGCAAATCCACAGGCTATGATTATACACGGACAAAAAACCCGACGCGCCAGCTGCTTGAAGAAGGCATCGCAAATTTAGAAGGTGGCGATGCGGGCTTTGCCTGCAGCTCCGGCATGGCCGCGATTCAATTGGTCTTATCCTTGTTCCGCCCGAACGACGAAATTTTGCTGCCTGAAGATATTTACGGCGGCACTTATCGCCTGCTCGAACAGTACAACGAAAAATACCACATTCGTCCAGTGTATGACCCTTTTGTCGATCCCCAAACTGCAGAAGCGAAGATCACCGCCAATACCAAAGCCATTTTCATTGAAACACCGACCAATCCTCTCATGCAGGAAATCGACTTGGAAACGTATGCGGAAATCGCCAAACGCCATGACCTGCTACTGATTGTCGACAACACATTCTTGACGCCTTTTTTGCAGCAGCCCCTTTCGCTAGGTGCTGATATCGTGCTTCACAGCGCTACCAAATACATTGGCGGCCATAACGATGTGCTCGCAGGCCTGGTGGCAGCAAAAGGCGATGCGTTATGCGAACAGCTTTTCACTGCCCATAACTCAGCCGGCGCTGTGCTGTCGCCGCTCGATTCCTGGCTGTTGATTCGCGGCTTGAAAACTTTGCCGCTGCGCATGCGCCAGCACGAAGCAAACGCCAAAGAACTTGCCCGCTTCCTTGAAACTCAACAAACCGTGACAGAGGTGCTATACCCCGGCAAAGGCGGCATGTTGTCGTTTCGTCTTCGAAAAGAACAATGGATCGGGGAATTTCTTGAAAGCCTGTCGCTTATCACATTCGCCGAAAGCCTTGGCGGGGTTGAAAGTTTTATCACCTATCCGGCCACACAGACCCACGCCGATATGCCGGTTGCAGAACGCACGGCACGCGGCGTCTGTAACCGCCTGCTCCGCTTCTCGGTTGGCGTTGAGCAGGCTGAAGATTTGATCGCAGATTTGTCACAAGCCCTGGCCAAACTGGAAAAGGAGGTCGTTTCCTATGAGTGA
- a CDS encoding aminotransferase class I/II-fold pyridoxal phosphate-dependent enzyme yields MSERRETKLIHTAGIDPLTGAVNVPIYLSSTFHQESIDSFGPFDYSRSGNPTRKSLEETIAKLEGGTRGLAFSSGMAAISSAFMLLKAGDHVLVSEDVYGGTYRFITEVLEKFKIDYTFVDMTDLGEVAAAFLPNTKVVYIETPSNPVMKITDIEMAAKLAKANDALTFVDNTFMTPLYQNPLELGADIVLHSATKFLSGHSDITAGLAVTKDAGLGEQLAFIQNTFGSVLGAQDSYTLIQGIKTLGARTKQSGETTARLAAYLHKHPLVEEVYYPGFSFHDGNPIHSRQASHAGCILSFRLADKDAARIFVEALEIPMFAVSLGAVESILSYPATMSHAAMPPAEREKRGITEGLLRFSAGLEHPDDLIDDFSQALEKIASAKGLSVAD; encoded by the coding sequence ATGAGTGAACGACGCGAAACCAAATTGATCCATACAGCAGGCATCGATCCATTAACAGGCGCCGTCAATGTGCCGATTTATTTATCCTCGACTTTTCATCAGGAAAGCATCGATTCGTTCGGCCCTTTTGACTATAGCCGATCCGGCAATCCGACCCGCAAGTCACTCGAGGAAACCATCGCCAAACTCGAAGGCGGCACGCGCGGACTGGCTTTTTCTTCTGGCATGGCGGCTATCTCGTCTGCTTTCATGCTGTTGAAAGCCGGCGACCATGTATTGGTCTCGGAAGACGTTTATGGCGGCACCTACCGTTTCATCACGGAAGTGCTAGAAAAGTTTAAAATCGATTATACTTTCGTCGACATGACCGACCTTGGCGAAGTGGCCGCAGCTTTTTTGCCGAATACAAAAGTCGTTTACATTGAAACGCCGTCCAACCCCGTGATGAAAATTACTGATATCGAAATGGCCGCGAAATTGGCGAAAGCAAACGACGCCCTGACATTTGTCGATAATACCTTCATGACCCCGCTTTACCAGAATCCGCTTGAACTCGGCGCGGACATCGTGCTCCACAGTGCGACAAAGTTCCTCTCCGGCCATAGCGACATCACCGCCGGGCTTGCCGTGACGAAAGACGCGGGACTCGGCGAACAATTAGCGTTTATCCAAAACACGTTCGGCTCGGTGCTCGGGGCGCAGGATTCCTATACATTGATTCAAGGCATCAAGACGCTCGGCGCCCGCACAAAGCAATCCGGCGAAACAACGGCACGTCTTGCAGCGTATTTGCATAAGCACCCGTTAGTCGAAGAAGTCTATTATCCAGGGTTTTCGTTCCATGACGGGAATCCCATCCATAGTCGACAAGCGAGCCACGCAGGCTGCATCTTGTCGTTCCGTTTAGCCGATAAAGACGCTGCACGCATTTTCGTGGAAGCTTTGGAGATTCCAATGTTTGCTGTCAGCCTTGGTGCCGTAGAGTCGATCTTGTCTTATCCGGCTACGATGTCCCATGCCGCTATGCCACCCGCTGAACGCGAGAAACGCGGCATCACCGAAGGGCTCCTGCGCTTTTCTGCAGGGCTTGAGCATCCCGATGATTTGATCGATGACTTCAGCCAGGCCCTCGAAAAAATCGCTAGCGCCAAAGGGCTCAGCGTCGCTGATTGA
- a CDS encoding NAD(P)-dependent malic enzyme, whose protein sequence is MTDLKNDSLSLHKRHQGKLEIRSKVAVKNERDLSLAYSPGVAAPCREIHADPSKVHDYTMKGNTVAVITDGTAVLGLGNIGPQAALPVMEGKALLFKEFAGVDAFPICLDTTDAEEIIRTVKLLEPGFGGVNLEDIAAPTCFIVEQRLKQEMNIPVFHDDQHGTAIVTLAGLINSLKLVEKEIEDVKVVVNGAGAAGIAIVKLLAKFGFSHIVMCDTKGAIYKGRPSGMNPFKAEVAEMSNYQMEQGQLADVIAGADVFVGVSAEGALTESMVRTMNDDPVIFAMANPNPEILPHAAKSAGARVIGTGRSDFANQVNNVLAFPGLFRGALDVQASDINDAMKIAAVEAIASLIATHELHEDYVIPKPFDPRVAQAVAEAVARAAEETGVAKVSLKEPAQQIVF, encoded by the coding sequence ATGACCGATCTGAAAAACGATTCGCTGAGCTTGCATAAAAGGCATCAAGGGAAATTGGAGATTCGTTCAAAAGTGGCTGTGAAAAATGAGAGGGATTTGAGCCTCGCCTATTCTCCTGGCGTTGCAGCACCATGCCGTGAAATCCATGCCGATCCGAGCAAGGTGCATGACTACACGATGAAAGGCAATACGGTCGCGGTCATTACAGATGGAACGGCAGTGCTTGGACTCGGCAACATCGGCCCTCAAGCAGCACTGCCAGTCATGGAAGGAAAAGCATTATTGTTTAAGGAATTTGCCGGTGTGGATGCATTTCCCATCTGCCTGGACACAACAGATGCCGAAGAAATCATCCGAACCGTCAAATTGCTCGAACCGGGCTTTGGCGGCGTCAACTTAGAAGACATTGCTGCCCCGACTTGCTTTATTGTGGAGCAACGCCTGAAACAGGAAATGAATATCCCGGTGTTCCATGATGACCAGCACGGCACCGCGATCGTCACGCTTGCCGGGCTGATTAATTCTCTAAAGCTGGTCGAAAAAGAAATTGAAGATGTCAAAGTAGTGGTCAATGGTGCAGGGGCAGCAGGCATCGCCATCGTCAAATTGCTTGCGAAGTTCGGGTTCAGCCATATCGTCATGTGCGATACGAAAGGCGCGATATACAAAGGACGCCCGAGTGGCATGAATCCTTTTAAAGCAGAAGTCGCAGAAATGAGCAATTACCAAATGGAGCAAGGTCAGTTGGCGGACGTTATCGCCGGAGCAGACGTGTTCGTCGGCGTTTCGGCGGAAGGCGCATTGACAGAAAGTATGGTGCGTACGATGAATGACGATCCTGTCATTTTCGCGATGGCAAACCCGAATCCGGAAATTTTGCCGCACGCTGCAAAGTCAGCCGGTGCACGGGTCATTGGGACAGGGCGTTCTGATTTTGCCAATCAAGTCAATAATGTACTGGCCTTTCCAGGACTGTTCCGTGGTGCGCTCGATGTGCAGGCGAGCGACATCAACGATGCGATGAAAATTGCCGCAGTCGAAGCGATCGCTTCCTTGATCGCGACCCATGAACTGCACGAAGATTATGTGATACCGAAGCCGTTCGACCCGCGCGTTGCACAGGCGGTCGCCGAAGCAGTCGCTAGGGCTGCCGAAGAAACGGGCGTTGCCAAAGTATCGCTCAAAGAGCCTGCCCAGCAGATTGTCTTCTGA
- a CDS encoding aminotransferase class I/II-fold pyridoxal phosphate-dependent enzyme — protein sequence MTGNEQKYIREAFESNWIAPMGENVNQFESEMAAYATTQAAAALSSGTAAIHLALQLLGVGKGDRVFCSSLTFVASANPILYAGAEPVFIDSEEETWNMSPWALQKAFAAAEQEGKLPKAVVIVHIYGQSARMDELLALCNHYGVPVVEDAAESLGSTYKGKKTGSLGAYGIYSFNGNKIITTSGGGMLVSNDRKGVAQARFLASQAKDEAAFYEHSRVGYNYRMSNVLAGIGRAQLEAIELRVSARRAVFGRYSAVLSKHEAVKFQPELEGTRSNRWLTVMLLDPAKTDRSPDDIRESLESENIETRRVWKPLHLQPLFAGCKFYSHNPHGKTAVSEKLFAEGLCLPSGSDLQPERQQRIIKLLEEILS from the coding sequence ATGACAGGCAATGAACAAAAGTATATTCGTGAGGCATTCGAGTCCAACTGGATTGCGCCAATGGGGGAAAACGTCAACCAGTTCGAATCAGAAATGGCGGCGTATGCCACGACCCAAGCGGCGGCTGCTTTGTCTTCAGGGACAGCTGCAATTCATTTGGCATTGCAGTTATTAGGAGTTGGAAAAGGGGACCGTGTGTTTTGCTCCAGTTTGACGTTCGTGGCGAGTGCTAATCCTATCCTTTACGCAGGAGCGGAACCTGTCTTCATAGATTCGGAAGAAGAAACATGGAATATGTCTCCGTGGGCGCTGCAAAAAGCATTTGCCGCAGCTGAACAAGAGGGCAAGCTTCCCAAAGCGGTGGTCATTGTACATATTTACGGACAAAGCGCGCGCATGGACGAGCTGCTGGCCCTTTGCAATCATTACGGAGTGCCTGTAGTTGAGGATGCAGCGGAATCACTTGGGTCGACCTATAAAGGGAAAAAGACGGGGAGTCTTGGGGCATACGGCATTTATTCATTCAATGGCAATAAAATCATTACAACTTCCGGTGGCGGCATGCTGGTGTCAAATGATCGCAAAGGAGTCGCACAAGCGAGATTTCTTGCTTCTCAAGCAAAAGATGAAGCGGCGTTTTATGAACATAGCCGTGTCGGCTATAATTACCGAATGAGCAATGTGCTGGCAGGGATCGGGCGTGCGCAGCTTGAGGCAATTGAACTGCGCGTTTCTGCTCGTCGCGCTGTTTTTGGGCGCTATTCTGCTGTTCTCAGCAAACACGAAGCAGTGAAATTCCAGCCCGAACTAGAAGGGACACGTTCGAACCGTTGGCTGACCGTCATGTTGCTCGATCCGGCTAAAACCGACCGGTCGCCTGATGACATCCGTGAATCGCTGGAATCGGAAAATATTGAAACACGCCGCGTTTGGAAACCACTTCATCTGCAGCCCTTGTTTGCCGGGTGTAAATTCTATTCGCATAATCCTCACGGCAAGACCGCGGTCAGTGAAAAGTTGTTTGCAGAGGGACTTTGTTTACCTTCAGGGTCTGACTTGCAACCTGAACGGCAGCAACGCATCATCAAACTACTTGAAGAAATATTGAGCTAG